In Gossypium arboreum isolate Shixiya-1 chromosome 5, ASM2569848v2, whole genome shotgun sequence, a single genomic region encodes these proteins:
- the LOC108452380 gene encoding WEB family protein At1g75720-like has product MDREGGVVMMNRAEIDTRAPFRSVKEAVALFGHKVLSGQLYPIKLKEEEMHGREGSENGCSRLGTVTAELEETKYNLEKAREESLMMANCLCALKEELERTKTELQQMKERQTEKLMMEFEMEDVKIVPGSARYEFNETRTFNEEGTTEFQKKRYVTFSNQPCLTQVVGPQGVEKLERHPSLRKKKKKPLIPLIGGLFSKRKGSQ; this is encoded by the exons ATGGACCGTGAAGGGGGAGTTGTGATGATGAATAGGGCAGAAATCGATACCAGGGCACCATTCAGGTCTGTCAAAGAAGCCGTTGCCTTGTTCGGTCATAAAGTTTTATCTGGCCAGCTTTATCCCATCAAGCTCAAGGAGGAGGAG ATGCATGGGCGTGAAGGCAGTGAAAATGGTTGTTCAAGGCTTGGAACTGTTACAGCTGAACTGGAAGAGACAAAATATAACCTTGAAAAGGCCAGAGAAGAGAGTTTGATGATGGCGAATTGCCTGTGTGCTCTTAAAGAAGAGCTCGAAAGAACGAAGACCGAACTGCAGCAAATGAAGGAACGACAAACCGAGAAACTGATGATGGAGTTCGAGATGGAAGATGTCAAGATTGTTCCAGGCTCCGCAAGATATGAATTCAATGAAACACGCACGTTTAACGAAGAAGGTACCACCGAGTTTCAAAAGAAGAGATACGTGACATTTTCAAATCAACCTTGTTTGACTCAAGTTGTTGGTCCACAAGGTGTGGAGAAACTTGAAAGGCACCCTTCATTgcgcaagaagaagaagaagccattGATCCCTCTGATTGGAGGGTTATTTTCCAAGAGAAAAGGGAGTCAATAA
- the LOC108453346 gene encoding 5'-3' exoribonuclease 3-like isoform X2, whose amino-acid sequence MGVPAFYRWLAEKYPLIVVDVIEEEPVVIEGVSIPVDTSKPNPNKLEYDNLYLDMNGIIHPCFHPEDRPSPTTFDEVFQCIFDYIDRLFVMVRPRKLLYMAIDGVAPRAKMNQQRSRRFRAAKDAAEAAAEEARLREEFEREGRRLPPKEESQLVDSNVITPGTPFMAVLSIALQYYIHLRLNYDPGWKNIKVILSDANVPGEGEHKIMSYIRLQRNLPGFDPNTRHCLYGLDADLIMLALATHEVHFSILREIVFTPGQDKCFICGQMGHIAANCEGKAKRKEGEFDEKADGKAVARKPYQFLNIWTLREYLEYEMRIPNPPFEIDLERVVDDFIFICFFVGNDFLPHMPTLEIREGAINLLMAVYKKEFRSFGGYLTDGSKPNLSRVEHFIQAVGSYEDKIFNKRARLHQRQAERIKREKAQARRGDDAQPQVQPDSLVPVARFHGSRLASGPTPVPFQQTVESNGNGSSSRPHKVRRLSSGANIGAAIVEAEDSIETDVHENKEELKAKLKELIRDKSDVFNSSNHEEDKIKLGEPGWKERYYQEKFSAKTPEEMEEIRKDVVLKFTEGLCWVMHYYYEGVCSWRWFYPYHYAPFASDLKDLGQLDIQFELGSPFKPFNQLLGVFPAASSHALPEQYRKLMTDPNSPIIDFYPTDFEVDMNGKRYSWQGIAKLPFIDEERLLAEVAKIEHTLTEEEAQRNSTMCDMLFVAASHRLSEQIFSLDSRCKQLPERQRIEVKEEVKPDLSDGMNGYISPCAGDTQPPVFRSPIKDMEDILANEVICCIYRLPRAHKHITRPPPGVAFPPKMVQFSDLKPAPALWHEDSGRRPWENGRQPAGGHQMDRHNSSGSVSGQDASHRLITNSLQLKMDRNGFGNNIHASSYAIAPYNPSVNSHANYGYHNQGQPRIVPPRQDYPGAGYPYSQNPPSRHPNSQGYHHYQINNEEAANNMHYPPRHYQDGRARHIPMAQMSAEADLYPSHPGGYDSSRRYQAPENSSYQQWGGRMAPQANQTVSGGYGLYQQGGVNQGVYRGRDQQQQRGNQSYHHHQRGDYEERGSQPHRGSQQYYGSNQQHGGSQQQRGNPYSALDRRGHWRPPNH is encoded by the exons atgggagtgccAGCGTTCTACAGGTGGTTAGCGGAGAAGTATCCGCTGATTGTGGTGGACGTTATCGAGGAAGAACCGGTGGTGATCGAAGGTGTCTCCATTCCGGTGGATACTAGTAAACCCAATCCAAATAAACTTGAGTACGATAATCTTTATCTCGACATGAACGGGATTATTCATCCTTGTTTCCACCCCGAAGACAGG CCTTCACCAACAACTTTTGATGAAGTTTTTCAATGCATATTTGATTACATTGATAGATTGTTTGTCATGGTCCGTCCTCGAAAGcttttgtatatggctattg ATGGCGTTGCCCCTCGGGCTAAAATGAACCAACAGCGATCTAGGCGTTTTAGAGCAGCAAAAGATGCTGCAGAGGCg GCAGCTGAAGAAGCACGACTTCGAGAGGAGTTTGAGAGGGAGGGCAGAAGGCTTCCTCCTAAAGAGGAATCACAGCTTGTTGATTCGAATGTTATTACACCTGGCACTCCATTTATGGCTGTTCTATCAATTGCTTTGCAGTATTATATCCACCTCAGATTAAATTACGATCCCGGATGGAAAAACATCAAG GTTATTCTATCTGATGCAAACGTTCCTGGTGAAGGAGAACATAAAATTATGTCATATATACGGCTCCAAAGGAACCTTCCTGGTTTTGATCCAAACACACGCCATTGCCTATATGGTTTG GATGCTGATTTAATTATGTTGGCCTTGGCCACTCATGAAGTTCACTTTTCAATCCTTCGAGAG aTTGTCTTCACCCCTGGGCAAGATAAATGCTTCATATGTGGTCAGATGGGGCATATAGCGGCAAATTGTGAAGGAAAggcaaagaggaaggaaggagaaTTTGATGAGAAAGCTGATGGAAAAGCTGTGGCCAGAAAGCCATATCAG TTCCTGAACATATGGACCCTTAGGGAGTATCTGGAATATGAGATGAGAATCCCCAATCCTCCTTTTGAAATTGACTTGGAACGCGTTGTGGATGATTTTATATTCATATGCTTCTTTGTTGGCAATGATTTCTTACCTCATATGCCTACACTCGAGATTCGTGAG GGTGCTATCAACTTGTTAATGGCAGTATACAAGAAGGAATTTAGATCATTTGGTGGTTATTTGACTGATGGAAGCAAG cctaatttgagcagGGTAGAGCATTTTATCCAAGCTGTGGGGTCCTATGAAGATAAAATATTCAACAAAAGAGCACGGTTGCATCAG CGTCAAGCAGAAAGAATCAAACGAGAAAAAGCACAAGCTAGAAGAGGAGATGATGCGCAGCCTCAAGTTCAACCTGATTCTCTGGTTCCAGTTGCTAGATTTCATGGTTCCCGTCTTGCCTCAGGCCCTACTCCTGTGCCATTTCAGCAAACAGTGGAGTCTAATGGTAATGGATCCTCTAGTCGCCCACATAAAGTGCGACGTTTATCCTCGGGGGCCAATATTGGTGCTGCTATCGTCGAAGCAGAAGATAGTATTGAAACAGAT GTGCATGAGAACAAAGAAGAATTGAAAGCAAAACTTAAGGAGTTGATCCGTGACAAATCTGATGTTTTTAACTCCAGTAATCACGAGGAAGATAAG ATTAAACTGGGAGAGCCAGGGTGGAAAGAAAGGTATTATCAAGAAAAGTTTTCAGCAAAAACTCCAGAAGAAATGGAAGAAATACGAAAAGATGTT GTTTTGAAGTTCACTGAAGGTCTATGTTGGGTCATGCATTATTACTATGAAGGTGTTTGTTCTTGGAGGTG GTTTTATCCTTACCATTATGCACCTTTTGCATCTGATCTGAAGGATCTTGGCCAGCTTGATATTCAGTTTGAGTTGGGCTCCCCCTTCAAACCATTCAATCAGTTACTGGGGGTTTTTCCTGCTGCAAG TTCCCATGCCCTTCCCGAACAATATAGGAAGTTGATGACTGATCCAAATTCACCCATTATTGATTTTTATCCTACCG ATTTTGAAGTTGACATGAATGGCAAGCGGTATTCTTGGCAG GGTATTGCAAAATTGCCTTTCATTGATGAAGAGCGACTTCTTGCTGAGGTTGCAAAAATAGAACACACTTTGACG GAGGAAGAAGCACAGAGAAACAGTACAATGTGTGACATGCTTTTTGTGGCTGCATCACACCGCCTCTCTGAACAAATCTTTTCTCTTGACAGTCGTTGTAAACAATTGCCAGAAAGGCAACGGATTGAAGTCAAGGAGGAAGTCAAACCTGATTTGAG TGATGGGATGAATGGTTACATATCCCCTTGTGCTGGAGATACACAGCCTCCTGTATTCAGGTCTCCAATCAAGGACATGGAAGATATTTTGGCCAATGAAGTCAT ATGTTGTATATATAGACTTCCAAGAGCTCATAAGCATATAACCCGTCCTCCACCAGGAGTTGCATTCCCTCCTAAG ATGGTGCAGTTCAGCGATTTAAAACCTGCACCTGCGTTATGGCATGAAGATTCTGGGAGGAGACCTTGGGAAAATGGGAGGCAGCCTGCTGGAGGTCATCAAATGGATAG GCATAACTCTTCTGGATCTGTTTCTGGCCAGGATGCATCACACAGACTTATTACTAATAGCTTACAGTTGAAGATGGATCGTAACGGGTTTGGCAATAATATACATGCTTCATCATATGCCATTGCTCCCTATAACCCATCAGTCAATTCCCATGCAAATTATGGGTATCATAACCAGGGGCAGCCTAGAATAGTACCTCCTAGACAAGATTATCCTGGTGCAGGTTACCCATATTCTCAGAATCCTCCATCACGTCATCCAAATTCCCAAGGCTACCATCACTACCAAATAAATAACGAAGAAGCTGCCAATAACATGCACTACCCTCCAAGACATTATCAGGATGGTCGGGCAAGGCACATTCCTATGGCACAAATGTCAGCAGAGGCTGATCTGTATCCTTCTCATCCAGGTGGTTATGACAGCAGCCGTAGGTACCAGGCACCTGAAAACAGTAGTTATCAGCAGTGGGGTGGTAGAATGGCTCCGCAGGCCAACCAAACTGTTTCTGGAGGGTATGGCTTATATCAACAAGGTGGAGTGAACCAGGGTGTTTATAGGGGCCGTGACCAGCAGCAACAAAGAGGTAACCAATCGTATCATCATCATCAGAGAGGAGATTATGAAGAAAGAGGAAGCCAGCCACATAGGGGCAGTCAACAGTATTATGGCAGCAACCAACAGCATGGGGGTAGCCAACAACAGAGAGGAAACCCATATTCTGCACTAGACAGGAGAGGTCATTGGAGGCCCCCCAACCACTAA
- the LOC108453346 gene encoding 5'-3' exoribonuclease 3-like isoform X1: protein MGVPAFYRWLAEKYPLIVVDVIEEEPVVIEGVSIPVDTSKPNPNKLEYDNLYLDMNGIIHPCFHPEDRPSPTTFDEVFQCIFDYIDRLFVMVRPRKLLYMAIDGVAPRAKMNQQRSRRFRAAKDAAEAAAEEARLREEFEREGRRLPPKEESQLVDSNVITPGTPFMAVLSIALQYYIHLRLNYDPGWKNIKVILSDANVPGEGEHKIMSYIRLQRNLPGFDPNTRHCLYGLDADLIMLALATHEVHFSILREIVFTPGQDKCFICGQMGHIAANCEGKAKRKEGEFDEKADGKAVARKPYQFLNIWTLREYLEYEMRIPNPPFEIDLERVVDDFIFICFFVGNDFLPHMPTLEIREGAINLLMAVYKKEFRSFGGYLTDGSKPNLSRVEHFIQAVGSYEDKIFNKRARLHQRQAERIKREKAQARRGDDAQPQVQPDSLVPVARFHGSRLASGPTPVPFQQTVESNGNGSSSRPHKVRRLSSGANIGAAIVEAEDSIETDVHENKEELKAKLKELIRDKSDVFNSSNHEEDKIKLGEPGWKERYYQEKFSAKTPEEMEEIRKDVVLKFTEGLCWVMHYYYEGVCSWRWFYPYHYAPFASDLKDLGQLDIQFELGSPFKPFNQLLGVFPAASSHALPEQYRKLMTDPNSPIIDFYPTDFEVDMNGKRYSWQGIAKLPFIDEERLLAEVAKIEHTLTEEEAQRNSTMCDMLFVAASHRLSEQIFSLDSRCKQLPERQRIEVKEEVKPDLRYECSDGMNGYISPCAGDTQPPVFRSPIKDMEDILANEVICCIYRLPRAHKHITRPPPGVAFPPKMVQFSDLKPAPALWHEDSGRRPWENGRQPAGGHQMDRHNSSGSVSGQDASHRLITNSLQLKMDRNGFGNNIHASSYAIAPYNPSVNSHANYGYHNQGQPRIVPPRQDYPGAGYPYSQNPPSRHPNSQGYHHYQINNEEAANNMHYPPRHYQDGRARHIPMAQMSAEADLYPSHPGGYDSSRRYQAPENSSYQQWGGRMAPQANQTVSGGYGLYQQGGVNQGVYRGRDQQQQRGNQSYHHHQRGDYEERGSQPHRGSQQYYGSNQQHGGSQQQRGNPYSALDRRGHWRPPNH, encoded by the exons atgggagtgccAGCGTTCTACAGGTGGTTAGCGGAGAAGTATCCGCTGATTGTGGTGGACGTTATCGAGGAAGAACCGGTGGTGATCGAAGGTGTCTCCATTCCGGTGGATACTAGTAAACCCAATCCAAATAAACTTGAGTACGATAATCTTTATCTCGACATGAACGGGATTATTCATCCTTGTTTCCACCCCGAAGACAGG CCTTCACCAACAACTTTTGATGAAGTTTTTCAATGCATATTTGATTACATTGATAGATTGTTTGTCATGGTCCGTCCTCGAAAGcttttgtatatggctattg ATGGCGTTGCCCCTCGGGCTAAAATGAACCAACAGCGATCTAGGCGTTTTAGAGCAGCAAAAGATGCTGCAGAGGCg GCAGCTGAAGAAGCACGACTTCGAGAGGAGTTTGAGAGGGAGGGCAGAAGGCTTCCTCCTAAAGAGGAATCACAGCTTGTTGATTCGAATGTTATTACACCTGGCACTCCATTTATGGCTGTTCTATCAATTGCTTTGCAGTATTATATCCACCTCAGATTAAATTACGATCCCGGATGGAAAAACATCAAG GTTATTCTATCTGATGCAAACGTTCCTGGTGAAGGAGAACATAAAATTATGTCATATATACGGCTCCAAAGGAACCTTCCTGGTTTTGATCCAAACACACGCCATTGCCTATATGGTTTG GATGCTGATTTAATTATGTTGGCCTTGGCCACTCATGAAGTTCACTTTTCAATCCTTCGAGAG aTTGTCTTCACCCCTGGGCAAGATAAATGCTTCATATGTGGTCAGATGGGGCATATAGCGGCAAATTGTGAAGGAAAggcaaagaggaaggaaggagaaTTTGATGAGAAAGCTGATGGAAAAGCTGTGGCCAGAAAGCCATATCAG TTCCTGAACATATGGACCCTTAGGGAGTATCTGGAATATGAGATGAGAATCCCCAATCCTCCTTTTGAAATTGACTTGGAACGCGTTGTGGATGATTTTATATTCATATGCTTCTTTGTTGGCAATGATTTCTTACCTCATATGCCTACACTCGAGATTCGTGAG GGTGCTATCAACTTGTTAATGGCAGTATACAAGAAGGAATTTAGATCATTTGGTGGTTATTTGACTGATGGAAGCAAG cctaatttgagcagGGTAGAGCATTTTATCCAAGCTGTGGGGTCCTATGAAGATAAAATATTCAACAAAAGAGCACGGTTGCATCAG CGTCAAGCAGAAAGAATCAAACGAGAAAAAGCACAAGCTAGAAGAGGAGATGATGCGCAGCCTCAAGTTCAACCTGATTCTCTGGTTCCAGTTGCTAGATTTCATGGTTCCCGTCTTGCCTCAGGCCCTACTCCTGTGCCATTTCAGCAAACAGTGGAGTCTAATGGTAATGGATCCTCTAGTCGCCCACATAAAGTGCGACGTTTATCCTCGGGGGCCAATATTGGTGCTGCTATCGTCGAAGCAGAAGATAGTATTGAAACAGAT GTGCATGAGAACAAAGAAGAATTGAAAGCAAAACTTAAGGAGTTGATCCGTGACAAATCTGATGTTTTTAACTCCAGTAATCACGAGGAAGATAAG ATTAAACTGGGAGAGCCAGGGTGGAAAGAAAGGTATTATCAAGAAAAGTTTTCAGCAAAAACTCCAGAAGAAATGGAAGAAATACGAAAAGATGTT GTTTTGAAGTTCACTGAAGGTCTATGTTGGGTCATGCATTATTACTATGAAGGTGTTTGTTCTTGGAGGTG GTTTTATCCTTACCATTATGCACCTTTTGCATCTGATCTGAAGGATCTTGGCCAGCTTGATATTCAGTTTGAGTTGGGCTCCCCCTTCAAACCATTCAATCAGTTACTGGGGGTTTTTCCTGCTGCAAG TTCCCATGCCCTTCCCGAACAATATAGGAAGTTGATGACTGATCCAAATTCACCCATTATTGATTTTTATCCTACCG ATTTTGAAGTTGACATGAATGGCAAGCGGTATTCTTGGCAG GGTATTGCAAAATTGCCTTTCATTGATGAAGAGCGACTTCTTGCTGAGGTTGCAAAAATAGAACACACTTTGACG GAGGAAGAAGCACAGAGAAACAGTACAATGTGTGACATGCTTTTTGTGGCTGCATCACACCGCCTCTCTGAACAAATCTTTTCTCTTGACAGTCGTTGTAAACAATTGCCAGAAAGGCAACGGATTGAAGTCAAGGAGGAAGTCAAACCTGATTTGAG GTATGAATGCAGTGATGGGATGAATGGTTACATATCCCCTTGTGCTGGAGATACACAGCCTCCTGTATTCAGGTCTCCAATCAAGGACATGGAAGATATTTTGGCCAATGAAGTCAT ATGTTGTATATATAGACTTCCAAGAGCTCATAAGCATATAACCCGTCCTCCACCAGGAGTTGCATTCCCTCCTAAG ATGGTGCAGTTCAGCGATTTAAAACCTGCACCTGCGTTATGGCATGAAGATTCTGGGAGGAGACCTTGGGAAAATGGGAGGCAGCCTGCTGGAGGTCATCAAATGGATAG GCATAACTCTTCTGGATCTGTTTCTGGCCAGGATGCATCACACAGACTTATTACTAATAGCTTACAGTTGAAGATGGATCGTAACGGGTTTGGCAATAATATACATGCTTCATCATATGCCATTGCTCCCTATAACCCATCAGTCAATTCCCATGCAAATTATGGGTATCATAACCAGGGGCAGCCTAGAATAGTACCTCCTAGACAAGATTATCCTGGTGCAGGTTACCCATATTCTCAGAATCCTCCATCACGTCATCCAAATTCCCAAGGCTACCATCACTACCAAATAAATAACGAAGAAGCTGCCAATAACATGCACTACCCTCCAAGACATTATCAGGATGGTCGGGCAAGGCACATTCCTATGGCACAAATGTCAGCAGAGGCTGATCTGTATCCTTCTCATCCAGGTGGTTATGACAGCAGCCGTAGGTACCAGGCACCTGAAAACAGTAGTTATCAGCAGTGGGGTGGTAGAATGGCTCCGCAGGCCAACCAAACTGTTTCTGGAGGGTATGGCTTATATCAACAAGGTGGAGTGAACCAGGGTGTTTATAGGGGCCGTGACCAGCAGCAACAAAGAGGTAACCAATCGTATCATCATCATCAGAGAGGAGATTATGAAGAAAGAGGAAGCCAGCCACATAGGGGCAGTCAACAGTATTATGGCAGCAACCAACAGCATGGGGGTAGCCAACAACAGAGAGGAAACCCATATTCTGCACTAGACAGGAGAGGTCATTGGAGGCCCCCCAACCACTAA